The Arachis ipaensis cultivar K30076 chromosome B07, Araip1.1, whole genome shotgun sequence genome includes a window with the following:
- the LOC107609352 gene encoding protein ALP1-like isoform X1 yields the protein MQFIYVLAGWEGSAVDSRVLRDALFRNGFSVPQGHYYLCDAGYMNCEGFFAPYRGQKYHLSEFNPHNQPSTAQEFFNMKHSQARNVIESAFGILKARWEILRGRSFYPIKTQGRIITACCLLHNHIRRVMVVDPIDEIEDQNILGVDGETIHHIETSDAWGRWRDQLAQEMWNQWRRRHHAR from the exons ATGCAATTTATCTACGTACTGGCGGGTTGGGAGGGTTCAGCTGTGGATTCTAGGGTATTGCGAGATGCACTATTTCGCAATGGGTTTAGTGTTCCCCAAG GTCATTATTACTTATGTGATGCTGGATATATGAATTGTGAAGGATTTTTTGCACCTTATAGAGGACAAAAATATCATTTGAGTGAGTTTAATCCACATAATCAACCCAGTACAGCTCAAGAGTTTTTTAATATGAAACACTCACAAGCTAGGAATGTCATTGAAAGTGCATTTGGAATATTGAAAGCAAGATGGGAAATTTTAAGGGGAAGATCATTTTATCCTATTAAGACTCAAGGAAGAATTATAACTGCTTGTTGCCTTTTGCATAATCATATTAGAAGAGTGATGGTTGTGGATCCTATTGATGAGATAGAAGATCAAAATATacttggagtagatggtgagacgATCCACCATATTGAAACGAGTGATGCTTGGGGTAGATGGAGAGATCAACTTGCACAAGAAATGTGGAATCAATGGAGGAGAAGACATCATGCTCGATAA
- the LOC107609352 gene encoding protein ALP1-like isoform X2: MQFIYVLAGWEGSAVDSRVLRDALFRNGFSVPQGFFAPYRGQKYHLSEFNPHNQPSTAQEFFNMKHSQARNVIESAFGILKARWEILRGRSFYPIKTQGRIITACCLLHNHIRRVMVVDPIDEIEDQNILGVDGETIHHIETSDAWGRWRDQLAQEMWNQWRRRHHAR; encoded by the exons ATGCAATTTATCTACGTACTGGCGGGTTGGGAGGGTTCAGCTGTGGATTCTAGGGTATTGCGAGATGCACTATTTCGCAATGGGTTTAGTGTTCCCCAAG GATTTTTTGCACCTTATAGAGGACAAAAATATCATTTGAGTGAGTTTAATCCACATAATCAACCCAGTACAGCTCAAGAGTTTTTTAATATGAAACACTCACAAGCTAGGAATGTCATTGAAAGTGCATTTGGAATATTGAAAGCAAGATGGGAAATTTTAAGGGGAAGATCATTTTATCCTATTAAGACTCAAGGAAGAATTATAACTGCTTGTTGCCTTTTGCATAATCATATTAGAAGAGTGATGGTTGTGGATCCTATTGATGAGATAGAAGATCAAAATATacttggagtagatggtgagacgATCCACCATATTGAAACGAGTGATGCTTGGGGTAGATGGAGAGATCAACTTGCACAAGAAATGTGGAATCAATGGAGGAGAAGACATCATGCTCGATAA